From Enterococcus wangshanyuanii, the proteins below share one genomic window:
- a CDS encoding recombinase family protein, with amino-acid sequence MYKLTALYSRSATDDKQAIDKQMTELNNYCEENNIQNFKHYIDNNESGANLNRPAFKEVMQDLEAGKIDKIIVTNITRISRNLSGVAQIIHCQIEPNQARLITLDSVEYRLDDYNPEHGFFSDFTNKLRKKL; translated from the coding sequence ATGTACAAACTAACCGCACTTTACAGTCGTTCAGCGACTGACGACAAACAAGCTATAGACAAACAAATGACTGAATTAAACAATTACTGCGAAGAAAATAATATTCAAAATTTTAAGCATTATATAGACAATAACGAAAGTGGCGCTAATTTGAATCGTCCTGCTTTTAAAGAGGTCATGCAAGATTTAGAAGCTGGAAAAATTGATAAAATCATTGTCACGAATATCACTCGAATTAGTCGAAATCTTTCAGGAGTAGCACAAATCATTCATTGCCAGATTGAGCCAAATCAAGCACGACTAATTACATTAGATAGTGTCGAATATAGGTTAGATGATTACAATCCAGAACATGGATTTTTTTCAGACTTTACAAACAAATTAAGAAAAAAATTATAA
- the rpsI gene encoding 30S ribosomal protein S9 → MDIEERKKPGLKKARKASQFSKR, encoded by the coding sequence TTGGATATAGAAGAACGTAAAAAACCAGGTCTTAAAAAAGCCCGTAAAGCTTCACAATTCTCAAAACGTTAA
- a CDS encoding type I toxin-antitoxin system Fst family toxin: MEKIVSLVIAPIFVGIVIKLFSHWLYKKDND, from the coding sequence TTGGAAAAAATTGTATCGTTGGTCATTGCGCCTATTTTTGTAGGTATCGTTATCAAACTTTTTTCTCACTGGTTATATAAGAAAGACAATGACTAA
- a CDS encoding helix-turn-helix domain-containing protein, which yields MYKNRLKDLMLERNISNHKLAKETTISRQAISKIKNNEFHDISVNVLTELLEYFDLSFDEFGTIYTREECLRTLLPDKGFNHKNLDLLESLLSENLRISCKYNPYSSEQCLNIWSKGYFKKFSFSGNMRINTSLYGLTFEITDFDLYKKSENFHFDDFYNFYKKFIIQLEHYALTLGFTQIVINVNSYTDKDLDTRLEPRKVNSKDLNFLTSNYKYSNRENELIKTSIIKKRGYIEHSDNDSYQKIKSEKERINNYVDCLNHLTFFEKEQKRISMFSEGNIYSDHYTKKFIKPLNSELIPKEKLEKDVKRRWGW from the coding sequence ATGTATAAAAATAGACTTAAAGATTTAATGCTAGAAAGAAATATTAGTAACCACAAACTAGCAAAAGAAACTACAATATCTCGGCAAGCTATTAGTAAGATTAAAAACAATGAATTTCATGATATTTCAGTTAATGTATTAACTGAACTGTTAGAATATTTTGATTTATCTTTTGATGAATTTGGAACAATATATACTCGTGAAGAATGTTTACGGACATTACTACCAGATAAGGGTTTTAATCATAAAAATTTAGATTTATTAGAATCATTACTCTCCGAAAATCTACGTATTTCATGTAAATATAATCCTTATTCATCAGAACAGTGCTTAAATATCTGGTCAAAAGGTTACTTTAAAAAATTTTCCTTTTCAGGAAATATGAGAATAAACACTAGTTTATATGGACTAACATTTGAAATAACAGATTTTGATCTATACAAGAAAAGTGAAAATTTTCATTTTGATGATTTCTATAATTTTTATAAAAAATTCATTATTCAATTAGAACATTATGCTTTAACCTTAGGATTCACCCAAATAGTTATAAACGTTAACTCTTATACTGATAAAGATTTAGATACACGATTAGAGCCTAGAAAAGTAAATTCAAAAGATTTAAACTTTCTGACAAGTAATTACAAATATTCTAATAGAGAAAATGAGTTAATTAAAACATCAATCATTAAGAAACGAGGTTACATAGAACATAGCGATAATGATTCCTATCAAAAAATAAAATCTGAAAAAGAGAGGATAAACAATTACGTAGATTGCTTAAACCATTTAACCTTTTTTGAAAAAGAACAAAAACGTATTTCCATGTTTTCAGAGGGAAATATATATTCTGATCATTATACAAAAAAATTTATCAAACCATTAAATTCAGAATTGATTCCCAAAGAAAAACTTGAAAAAGATGTCAAAAGACGCTGGGGGTGGTAA
- a CDS encoding T7SS effector LXG polymorphic toxin, translated as MKIMYEELNDVKGSISSERLNAVSSFSSITSSIDGLAGNRNLLGSGWISTVTHLKAYQEIDKALFNVYYEMDNSLNSYLTDFVGEVGKTDELLDTEDLADLYRELQTAQNEYTNLMSDLAKSMENVPVLGEFFKQQSIEPLKEEIEILQKYQTFESSHASHYSELSSLISDVNTGLAQLGNPANFLNPRDGYRIVDYSNQQWFKNIKGYNDKQPKRRVETVTELDDAGNVVYVVYTDGVRDEKLTAQLTEAMKESWLDRSIDAVAQFLDIVGNVVKTTLGVVTTITGIIGTIGGCAVVTLATGGIGILVDGVIVTEGVVVTAAGVALTVDGINGLTTSNFASKGGAGEQRSLKTIKGNKSANEQAKKNGYDDAHDFKRTFVGKDDISKFDMLYDTITGQILLKSKRGNILIETGHYFIK; from the coding sequence ATGAAAATAATGTACGAGGAGTTAAATGATGTAAAAGGTAGTATTAGTTCTGAACGATTAAATGCAGTAAGCAGCTTTTCTTCTATTACGAGTTCAATTGATGGATTAGCTGGAAATAGAAATTTATTAGGAAGCGGTTGGATTTCAACTGTAACTCATCTCAAGGCCTATCAAGAGATAGACAAAGCGCTGTTCAACGTTTATTATGAAATGGATAACAGCTTAAATAGCTATTTGACAGACTTTGTTGGTGAGGTTGGTAAAACTGATGAACTACTAGATACAGAAGATTTAGCTGATTTGTATAGAGAATTACAAACGGCTCAAAATGAATATACTAATCTGATGAGTGATTTAGCCAAGTCAATGGAGAACGTTCCAGTATTGGGTGAATTTTTTAAACAACAGAGTATTGAACCGCTCAAAGAGGAAATAGAAATTTTACAGAAATATCAAACGTTTGAATCTAGCCATGCATCCCACTATTCAGAATTATCTAGTTTGATTAGTGACGTAAATACAGGGCTAGCGCAATTAGGTAATCCAGCGAATTTTCTTAATCCAAGAGACGGATATAGAATTGTTGATTATAGTAATCAACAGTGGTTTAAAAATATAAAAGGTTATAATGATAAACAACCAAAACGTCGAGTTGAAACGGTAACAGAGTTAGATGATGCTGGAAATGTCGTCTATGTTGTCTACACAGATGGAGTGAGAGATGAGAAGCTCACGGCTCAGCTAACAGAAGCGATGAAAGAAAGTTGGCTTGATCGAAGTATAGATGCGGTTGCTCAATTTTTAGATATTGTAGGTAATGTTGTGAAAACAACATTAGGTGTAGTAACAACGATCACTGGTATTATCGGCACAATAGGTGGCTGCGCTGTTGTAACATTGGCAACAGGTGGAATAGGGATTTTGGTTGACGGTGTGATAGTAACAGAAGGTGTCGTAGTGACAGCAGCTGGTGTTGCATTAACTGTTGATGGGATCAATGGATTAACAACGAGTAATTTTGCTTCTAAAGGAGGGGCAGGAGAGCAACGTAGTTTAAAAACTATAAAAGGGAATAAATCAGCTAATGAGCAAGCTAAGAAAAATGGATATGATGATGCACATGATTTTAAAAGGACTTTTGTTGGAAAAGATGATATTTCAAAATTTGATATGTTATATGATACTATCACAGGACAAATTTTATTGAAATCTAAGCGTGGAAATATACTTATTGAAACCGGTCATTACTTTATAAAATAG
- a CDS encoding DUF4279 domain-containing protein: MELPKIEISFVAVGKNFDLTNMTRILEVQPTEVRTKDDWPDAIKNNTNLPEEYQPRHSWSYSKTFHEMYDFTLAYQEILSKFKPKTSILKKMADAEPIKYAVVLSIDCYDGDFPAMVVDIPMIHFLNDINAEISFDIITYEEDSGS, from the coding sequence ATGGAATTACCAAAAATAGAAATCAGCTTTGTTGCTGTGGGCAAAAATTTTGATTTAACAAATATGACAAGGATATTAGAAGTACAACCAACAGAAGTTAGAACTAAAGATGATTGGCCAGATGCAATAAAAAATAATACTAATCTACCTGAAGAATATCAGCCAAGACATAGTTGGAGTTATAGTAAAACATTCCATGAAATGTATGATTTTACTTTAGCATATCAGGAGATATTAAGTAAATTTAAACCTAAAACAAGTATTCTGAAAAAAATGGCGGATGCTGAACCAATTAAATATGCTGTAGTGTTATCAATAGATTGTTATGATGGCGATTTTCCAGCAATGGTAGTAGACATACCAATGATTCATTTTCTAAATGATATTAATGCTGAAATAAGTTTTGATATAATTACTTATGAAGAAGATTCTGGAAGTTAG
- a CDS encoding SDR family NAD(P)-dependent oxidoreductase, with protein MNKYTLVTGASSGIGKAFAEYYAKEKKNLTLIARSEERLSDLKQRLEKEFKIKVQTFSFDLSEQKSPQEIYRLVQKPDVFVETLINCAGYGLSGAVNELSYENQHDQINLNVLSLFDLTKLFLEPMLKRNTGTIINVASTSGYHPIPNMAVYAASKAFVLSFTEALAMECSKTNVKIFAISPGATDTNFFSSGGGVSYGNLRTPEHVVQVTIDALNKRKISKIDGFNNYFTSTFLPRLLPRKKMVKVVYNIMQKQME; from the coding sequence ATGAATAAATACACGTTGGTTACAGGTGCATCTTCAGGAATAGGAAAGGCTTTTGCGGAGTATTACGCAAAAGAGAAAAAGAATTTGACTTTGATCGCTAGGTCAGAAGAAAGATTGTCTGATTTAAAGCAACGATTAGAAAAAGAGTTTAAGATCAAGGTACAAACATTTTCTTTCGATTTATCTGAACAAAAAAGTCCACAAGAAATTTATCGTTTGGTTCAAAAACCGGATGTATTTGTTGAGACATTGATAAATTGCGCGGGGTATGGTTTAAGTGGTGCTGTAAACGAGTTGAGTTATGAGAATCAACATGATCAAATAAATTTGAATGTTCTTTCATTGTTTGATTTAACCAAACTTTTTCTTGAGCCGATGTTAAAAAGAAATACGGGAACCATCATCAATGTAGCGTCAACTTCTGGGTATCATCCTATACCAAATATGGCTGTCTATGCTGCAAGTAAAGCTTTTGTCTTATCGTTCACTGAAGCATTGGCGATGGAATGTTCTAAAACAAATGTAAAGATTTTCGCCATAAGTCCTGGGGCGACAGACACCAACTTCTTTTCATCTGGTGGCGGTGTATCATACGGCAATTTACGTACACCGGAACATGTTGTACAAGTAACGATCGATGCGTTGAACAAAAGGAAAATCTCAAAAATCGATGGCTTCAACAATTATTTTACAAGCACCTTTTTGCCAAGATTGCTGCCTAGAAAAAAAATGGTAAAAGTAGTGTATAATATAATGCAAAAACAAATGGAGTGA
- a CDS encoding MarR family winged helix-turn-helix transcriptional regulator produces the protein MYYIEELRYLIKAVDREGELNYARRLKAINITPSQYEILKILSLKNGLSISEIGELLICGSENPSRLIDRLVLKNLVEKRNSKQDSRIVNICITSEGMAVVKKAAVIEEEFNDDIKSGFNNEVTVEQLIEVLKKQVEGTKTLNKIEKRKNIEA, from the coding sequence TTGTACTATATCGAAGAATTGCGGTATCTCATTAAAGCCGTTGATAGAGAAGGCGAGCTAAACTATGCTCGCAGATTAAAAGCGATAAATATCACGCCCAGTCAATACGAAATACTAAAAATATTATCTTTAAAAAATGGTCTATCTATCTCTGAAATTGGTGAATTACTTATTTGTGGCTCAGAGAATCCAAGTAGATTGATCGATCGGTTAGTTTTAAAAAACTTGGTAGAAAAAAGAAATAGTAAACAGGATAGCAGAATAGTCAATATTTGTATCACCTCTGAAGGCATGGCCGTCGTAAAGAAAGCCGCAGTGATCGAGGAAGAATTTAATGACGATATTAAGTCTGGTTTTAATAATGAGGTTACTGTAGAGCAATTGATAGAGGTGCTAAAAAAACAGGTGGAAGGAACCAAAACGCTTAATAAAATTGAAAAAAGGAAAAATATAGAAGCTTAG
- a CDS encoding PRD domain-containing protein translates to MKIKKILNNNAVLVGKDGKDFIWIGTGLGFKMKPGLEADEGKIEKIFVLKEKTSYQRFEALISSIPIEYFSLTDDIIQIAKEKLHYKLSEMLYISLTDHLFNLIKLHQQGLSLHNHLSWEIKKFYPKEFEVGKQALQLIAEKMKVTLEDEEAGNIAMHLINAQINEDGLQTIDAQTTAKKIRDIVTIIRLSNKLTINEDSLAYDRFVTHLRFFFQRLSRREVVSKPNSLLTNVKEQYDQAFQTMRLVEEYLDSPLSDDEQLYLTLHIQKLIEND, encoded by the coding sequence TTGAAGATCAAAAAGATCCTGAATAATAATGCTGTGCTGGTCGGAAAAGACGGTAAGGATTTTATCTGGATCGGGACAGGATTAGGGTTTAAAATGAAACCGGGGTTGGAAGCAGATGAAGGTAAGATCGAGAAAATTTTTGTATTAAAAGAAAAGACCTCCTATCAGCGTTTTGAAGCATTGATTTCTTCGATTCCGATTGAATATTTTTCTTTAACAGATGATATTATCCAAATAGCAAAAGAAAAACTGCATTATAAGCTAAGCGAAATGCTCTATATTTCTTTGACCGATCATTTATTCAACTTAATAAAGTTACATCAGCAAGGATTGTCTCTACATAATCATTTATCTTGGGAGATCAAAAAGTTTTATCCTAAAGAGTTTGAAGTGGGAAAACAGGCATTGCAGCTGATTGCAGAAAAAATGAAGGTCACTTTAGAAGATGAGGAAGCAGGGAATATTGCGATGCATTTGATCAATGCTCAGATCAATGAGGATGGGTTACAAACCATTGATGCACAAACGACGGCTAAGAAGATTCGCGATATCGTTACGATCATACGTTTATCCAATAAATTGACCATCAATGAAGATTCTCTGGCTTATGACCGTTTTGTGACGCATTTACGTTTTTTCTTTCAACGATTGAGTCGTAGAGAAGTCGTCTCAAAGCCGAATTCGTTGCTGACAAATGTAAAAGAGCAATATGACCAAGCATTTCAGACGATGAGATTGGTCGAGGAGTATCTTGACTCGCCACTTAGTGACGATGAGCAGTTATATTTGACTTTGCATATTCAAAAATTAATAGAGAACGATTAG
- a CDS encoding beta-glucoside-specific PTS transporter subunit IIABC, with translation MAYEKLVQEILSGVGGKENINGLTHCITRLRFNLKDEGKAATDKLKEVSGIVTVVQSGGQYQVVIGNHVPEVYKEFIEAAGLSSDMNVVEEKKGLLDSFIDIISGIFTPVLGLLAATGMIKGLNVLFVSLGWITNTSGTYAILQAAGDCFFYFFPIFLGYTAAKKFGLNQFVGMALGAALVYPAIANLTTNAEPLYTLFSGTIFESPVYITFLGIPVILMSYSSSVIPIVIATFFGGKFEKALTKIIPSVLKSFLVPFLTVLVIVPLTFIVIGPMATWMGDLLGKAVLAIYTFSPVIAGLAVGAVWQVLVMFGLHWGIIPIAINNISVLGYDPVMVLGQATPFATAGAVLAVIIKSRNTSVRAMGIPAFISSLFGVSEPSLYGITLPRKKPFIATLISASVGGLIMGIFGTKSFIMGGMGIFSLPNYISPDEGIGSGFYGYALAIVVAFVLSFGLTLTFFYDPKADREAQQKKDNEGRTVEPAKTGLMTELEVPLPLTGEVYPLSDIEDAAFSTGLLGKGLVVRPSDGKVYAPFDGTVETLFPTNHAIGLKSEEGIELLIHIGMDTVNLEGKYFTPHVKQGKSIKKGQLLLAFDGAAIQEAGYSIDTPIVVTNTKEYLDVVEKIAESELIIIK, from the coding sequence ATGGCCTATGAAAAATTAGTACAAGAAATATTGAGCGGTGTTGGAGGAAAAGAAAATATTAATGGATTAACTCATTGTATTACTCGTTTACGTTTCAATCTCAAAGATGAAGGAAAAGCTGCGACAGATAAATTGAAAGAAGTATCAGGGATCGTAACAGTTGTTCAAAGCGGCGGCCAATATCAAGTGGTCATTGGCAATCATGTGCCGGAAGTGTATAAGGAATTCATCGAAGCTGCTGGTTTATCATCAGATATGAATGTTGTAGAAGAGAAAAAAGGGTTGCTGGATAGCTTTATTGACATTATTTCAGGGATTTTTACTCCGGTTTTAGGCTTGTTGGCTGCGACAGGGATGATCAAAGGGCTGAATGTGCTATTTGTTTCTTTAGGCTGGATCACGAATACATCAGGAACATATGCTATCTTGCAAGCTGCTGGAGATTGCTTCTTTTATTTCTTCCCCATATTTTTAGGGTACACAGCAGCGAAAAAGTTTGGACTGAATCAATTTGTAGGTATGGCATTGGGTGCAGCGCTTGTATACCCAGCGATTGCTAACTTAACGACCAATGCAGAACCTTTGTATACATTATTTTCGGGAACGATTTTTGAATCTCCTGTCTACATTACTTTTTTAGGGATTCCGGTTATTTTGATGAGCTATAGCTCAAGTGTGATCCCGATCGTCATCGCCACCTTCTTTGGCGGAAAATTTGAAAAGGCGTTGACAAAAATTATTCCTAGTGTTTTGAAAAGCTTTTTGGTTCCTTTTTTGACTGTTTTAGTTATCGTGCCGTTAACGTTTATCGTGATTGGACCAATGGCTACTTGGATGGGGGATCTTTTAGGTAAAGCTGTTTTGGCGATTTATACGTTTAGTCCTGTGATCGCAGGTCTGGCAGTAGGTGCGGTCTGGCAAGTGCTAGTGATGTTTGGCTTGCATTGGGGAATCATCCCGATCGCAATCAATAATATTAGTGTTTTAGGCTATGATCCTGTGATGGTTTTAGGTCAAGCGACACCATTTGCAACAGCAGGTGCTGTTTTAGCGGTGATCATTAAATCTCGGAACACATCGGTTCGTGCGATGGGAATTCCAGCTTTTATTTCTAGCTTGTTTGGTGTTTCTGAGCCGTCTCTATACGGCATTACTTTGCCGCGGAAAAAACCGTTTATCGCTACGTTGATTTCAGCTTCTGTCGGCGGTCTGATCATGGGGATCTTTGGAACGAAGTCCTTCATTATGGGTGGTATGGGGATTTTTAGTTTACCGAATTATATTAGTCCGGATGAGGGGATCGGTAGCGGTTTTTATGGCTATGCGCTTGCGATCGTCGTAGCGTTTGTTCTTTCATTTGGTCTAACATTGACTTTCTTCTATGATCCAAAGGCAGATCGTGAAGCACAACAAAAAAAAGATAACGAAGGCCGCACAGTGGAACCAGCCAAAACGGGATTGATGACGGAGCTGGAAGTGCCGCTTCCACTTACTGGAGAGGTTTATCCATTGTCAGATATAGAGGATGCTGCCTTTTCTACAGGCTTATTAGGAAAAGGGCTGGTTGTGCGTCCAAGTGATGGGAAAGTTTATGCACCTTTTGATGGAACGGTTGAAACACTGTTTCCAACAAATCATGCGATTGGTTTAAAATCTGAGGAAGGTATTGAGCTTTTGATCCATATTGGGATGGACACCGTGAATTTAGAAGGGAAATATTTTACGCCTCATGTGAAGCAAGGAAAGAGCATCAAAAAAGGACAGCTGCTTTTAGCGTTTGATGGCGCTGCGATTCAAGAAGCTGGCTATTCGATCGATACGCCGATCGTTGTTACGAATACGAAAGAGTATCTTGATGTGGTAGAAAAAATTGCAGAGAGTGAATTAATTATTATTAAGTAA
- a CDS encoding sulfatase-like hydrolase/transferase: MRAIMIMFDTLSRDFLSNYGNQWMKTPNFQRLREKTTTFDNFYGGSMPCMPARRELHTGRYNFMHRMWGQLEPFDHSIFEVMQKNGIYCHLVTDHSHYFEDGGATYHNRYSTWEGFRGQEGDRWAPRKLGEDHPEQNPLNKTGISVEQHFANRQKQTVEETMSSPLTIKAGLEFLDAYKTEEDWFLQIECFDPHEPFYVPEKYREMYQEQPTDRPYFWPKYGRVTEDVDDDDLVELQKEYAALVSMCDVHLGKLLDYLDENNMWEDTLVIINTDHGFLLGEHDWIGKNVAPMYEEIIHLPFFISYPDSTTGNHCQTLSQTIDIPATLLDYFGIENQLEMDGKSLLPILKKEQQELHPEIIFGTNGGHVNIYDGRYVYMRASVHPDNGPNTIQTLNYAMMRGFLKKEMLDQFTIKPGNRFTNQYPYTEIAVTTYIDSYSIGHLLFDLANDPKQERPIRDAQIEAEMLSKLVKMMNKIEAPDSEYERLGIQK; encoded by the coding sequence ATGCGAGCAATAATGATCATGTTTGATACGTTATCACGGGACTTTTTATCCAATTACGGCAATCAGTGGATGAAGACACCCAATTTTCAGCGATTAAGAGAAAAAACAACGACCTTTGATAATTTTTATGGAGGGAGTATGCCGTGCATGCCGGCTCGGCGGGAATTGCACACGGGACGGTACAATTTTATGCATCGTATGTGGGGACAGTTGGAGCCGTTTGATCATTCGATTTTTGAAGTGATGCAAAAAAATGGAATCTACTGCCATCTGGTAACCGACCACTCGCATTATTTTGAAGACGGCGGAGCGACTTATCATAATCGTTACTCTACTTGGGAAGGCTTTCGAGGGCAGGAAGGTGATCGCTGGGCACCTAGAAAGCTGGGCGAAGATCATCCAGAACAAAATCCTTTGAATAAGACTGGTATTTCAGTCGAGCAACATTTCGCTAATCGTCAAAAGCAAACCGTAGAAGAAACGATGTCCAGTCCCTTGACAATAAAGGCTGGTTTAGAATTTTTAGATGCGTACAAGACCGAAGAGGACTGGTTTTTACAAATTGAATGTTTCGATCCGCATGAACCATTTTATGTACCTGAAAAGTATCGTGAGATGTATCAGGAACAGCCGACAGATCGTCCGTACTTCTGGCCTAAATATGGACGCGTGACGGAAGATGTGGATGACGATGATTTAGTAGAGTTGCAAAAAGAATACGCTGCACTAGTTAGCATGTGTGATGTGCATTTAGGAAAGCTTTTAGATTATCTGGACGAAAATAACATGTGGGAAGATACCTTGGTGATCATCAATACGGATCACGGCTTCTTACTTGGTGAGCATGACTGGATCGGGAAAAATGTAGCACCGATGTACGAAGAAATCATTCATCTGCCATTTTTTATCAGTTATCCTGACAGCACGACAGGCAATCACTGTCAAACACTTAGCCAAACGATCGATATTCCAGCTACATTGCTGGATTACTTTGGCATTGAAAATCAGCTGGAAATGGATGGTAAATCCTTGCTGCCGATATTAAAAAAAGAGCAACAAGAGCTGCATCCTGAAATTATTTTTGGAACTAATGGAGGACATGTAAATATTTATGACGGCCGCTATGTATATATGCGTGCATCCGTTCATCCAGACAATGGCCCAAATACGATCCAGACATTGAACTATGCGATGATGCGCGGCTTTTTGAAGAAAGAGATGTTGGATCAATTCACTATAAAACCAGGGAATCGGTTTACGAATCAATATCCGTATACAGAAATTGCAGTAACGACCTACATTGATTCGTATTCTATAGGACATTTACTTTTTGATTTAGCAAATGATCCCAAACAGGAGCGGCCGATCCGGGATGCACAGATCGAGGCTGAAATGTTGAGTAAATTAGTGAAAATGATGAATAAAATTGAGGCACCAGATAGTGAATATGAACGCTTAGGTATTCAAAAATAG
- a CDS encoding radical SAM/SPASM domain-containing protein yields the protein MKHISVLIKPASSMCNLRCNYCFYANVSSLRDVRSYGKMTEDVAKKMIENIYIDLEDGDELTLAFQGGEPTMAGLNYFKNIAALTSQQKKHVRVHYAIQTNGMVINEKWCEFFKEHHFLVGLSIDGHPLYHDLNRVDPKGRGTFYRVLETKKLFDRYEIDYNILCVLTNPLAKEGENVFRFLKEEEIDYVQFIPCLDELDSVEKSSYALTPNHFAAFYHQMLTLWLEELKAGRYISVKLFDDLINLLVHQQVSACGILGNCQVQYVIEADGSVYPCDFYVLDEYRMGYIQENSLREMFTQETSKRFICERTALPQTCHSCIFQQMCGGGCKRMKDAVYVDEQGSCGYRQVLKEFIPKIEEILRLLQGVRV from the coding sequence ATGAAACATATATCTGTTTTGATCAAACCGGCGTCGTCTATGTGCAACCTTCGTTGTAACTATTGTTTTTACGCTAATGTCAGTTCTCTTAGGGACGTTCGATCGTACGGGAAAATGACAGAGGATGTTGCAAAGAAGATGATCGAAAACATATACATAGATCTAGAAGACGGGGATGAGCTAACGTTAGCTTTTCAAGGCGGGGAACCGACTATGGCAGGATTGAATTATTTTAAAAACATCGCTGCTCTGACAAGTCAACAAAAAAAGCATGTTCGAGTGCATTATGCGATCCAAACGAACGGTATGGTCATCAATGAGAAGTGGTGTGAATTTTTCAAAGAACATCATTTTCTAGTAGGATTATCCATTGATGGACATCCTTTGTATCATGATTTAAACCGTGTCGATCCAAAAGGACGTGGAACTTTTTATCGTGTGTTGGAAACGAAGAAACTTTTTGACCGCTATGAGATTGATTACAATATCTTGTGTGTGTTAACCAATCCGCTGGCAAAAGAGGGTGAGAACGTCTTTCGATTTTTAAAAGAAGAGGAAATCGATTATGTGCAGTTCATTCCTTGCCTTGATGAGTTAGATTCAGTAGAAAAAAGCAGCTACGCTTTAACGCCAAACCATTTTGCGGCTTTTTATCATCAAATGCTGACTCTTTGGCTAGAAGAATTGAAAGCCGGCCGCTATATAAGTGTTAAGTTGTTCGATGATTTAATAAATTTGCTGGTGCATCAGCAAGTAAGTGCCTGCGGTATTTTAGGCAATTGTCAAGTTCAGTATGTGATCGAAGCAGATGGCAGTGTATATCCGTGTGATTTTTATGTGTTAGATGAATATCGAATGGGGTATATTCAGGAAAACTCTTTGCGGGAAATGTTCACACAAGAGACCTCCAAACGATTCATTTGTGAGCGGACAGCACTCCCTCAAACATGCCATAGTTGCATTTTTCAGCAAATGTGCGGTGGTGGTTGTAAACGAATGAAGGATGCTGTCTACGTAGATGAACAAGGAAGTTGCGGCTACCGACAGGTCTTAAAGGAATTTATACCGAAAATAGAGGAGATACTGAGGTTGCTACAGGGGGTAAGAGTGTGA